A stretch of Oncorhynchus mykiss isolate Arlee chromosome 26, USDA_OmykA_1.1, whole genome shotgun sequence DNA encodes these proteins:
- the LOC118944546 gene encoding DNA-directed RNA polymerase II subunit RPB1-like isoform X1 — MELSCTTWLYSNITTLETDLRPGYSNITTLETDLRPGYSNITTLEADLRPGYSNITTLETDLRPGYSNITTLEADLRPGYSNITTLETDLRPGYSNITTLETDLGPGYSNITTLETDLRPGYSNITTLETDLRPGYSNITTLETDLRPGYSNITTLETDLRPGYSNITTLETDLGPGYSNITTLETDLGPGYSNITTLETDLRPGYSNITTLETDLGPGYSNITTLETDLGPGYSNITTLETDLRPGYSNITTLETDLRPGYSNITTLETDLRPGYSNITTLETDLRPGYSNITTLETDLRPGYSNITTLETDLGPGYSNITTLETDLRPGYSNITTLETDLRPGYSNITTLETDLRPGYSNITTLETDLGPGYSNQAIVISLH, encoded by the exons ATGGAACTGTCATGtacaacatggttatatagtaatatcactacattagagacagatctgagaccaggctatagtaatatcactacattagagacagatctgagaccaggctatagtAATATCACTACATTAGAggcagatctgagaccaggctatagtaatatcactacattagagacagatctgagaccaggctatagtAATATCACTACATTAGAggcagatctgagaccaggctatagtaatatcactacattagagacagatctgagaccaggctatagtaatatcactacattagagacagatctgggaccaggctatagtaatatcactacattagagacagatctgagaccag GCTATAGTAATATCACTACATTAgagacagatctgagaccaggctatagtaatatcactacattagagacagatctgagaccaggctatagtaatatcactacattagagacagatctgagaccag GCTATAGTAATATCACTACATtagagacagatctgggaccaggctatagtaatatcactacattagagacagatctgggaccaggctatagtaatatcactacattagagacagatctgagaccag GCTATAGTAATATCACTACATtagagacagatctgggaccaggctatagtaatatcactacattagagacagatctgggaccag GCTATAGTAATATCACTACATTAgagacagatctgagaccaggctatagtaatatcactacattagagacagatctgagaccaggctatagtaatatcactacattagagacagatctgagaccag GCTATAGTAATATCACTACATTAgagacagatctgagaccaggctatagtaatatcactacattagagacagatctgagaccaggctatagtaatatcactacattagagacagatctgggaccaggctatagtaatatcactacattagagacagatctgagaccag GCTATAGTAATATCACTACATTAgagacagatctgagaccaggctatagtaatatcactacattagagacagatctgagaccag GCTATAGTAATATCACTACATtagagacagatctgggaccaggctatagtaaCCAGGCTATAGTAATATCACTACATtag
- the LOC118944546 gene encoding DNA-directed RNA polymerase II subunit RPB1-like isoform X2 has product MELSCTTWLYSNITTLETDLRPGYSNITTLETDLRPGYSNITTLEADLRPGYSNITTLETDLRPGYSNITTLEADLRPGYSNITTLETDLRPGYSNITTLETDLGPGYSNITTLETDLRPGYSNITTLETDLRPGYSNITTLETDLRPGYSNITTLETDLRPGYSNITTLETDLGPGYSNITTLETDLGPGYSNITTLETDLRPGYSNITTLETDLGPGYSNITTLETDLGPGYSNITTLETDLRPGYSNITTLETDLRPGYSNITTLETDLRPGYSNITTLETDLRPGYSNITTLETDLRPGYSNQAIVISLH; this is encoded by the exons ATGGAACTGTCATGtacaacatggttatatagtaatatcactacattagagacagatctgagaccaggctatagtaatatcactacattagagacagatctgagaccaggctatagtAATATCACTACATTAGAggcagatctgagaccaggctatagtaatatcactacattagagacagatctgagaccaggctatagtAATATCACTACATTAGAggcagatctgagaccaggctatagtaatatcactacattagagacagatctgagaccaggctatagtaatatcactacattagagacagatctgggaccaggctatagtaatatcactacattagagacagatctgagaccag GCTATAGTAATATCACTACATTAgagacagatctgagaccaggctatagtaatatcactacattagagacagatctgagaccaggctatagtaatatcactacattagagacagatctgagaccag GCTATAGTAATATCACTACATtagagacagatctgggaccaggctatagtaatatcactacattagagacagatctgggaccaggctatagtaatatcactacattagagacagatctgagaccag GCTATAGTAATATCACTACATtagagacagatctgggaccaggctatagtaatatcactacattagagacagatctgggaccag GCTATAGTAATATCACTACATTAgagacagatctgagaccaggctatagtaatatcactacattagagacagatctgagaccaggctatagtaatatcactacattagagacagatctgagaccag GCTATAGTAATATCACTACATTAgagacagatctgagaccaggctatagtaatatcactacattagagacagatctgagaccag gctatagtAACCAGGCTATAGTAATATCACTACATtag
- the LOC118944546 gene encoding DNA-directed RNA polymerase II subunit RPB1-like isoform X3, producing MELSCTTWLYSNITTLETDLRPGYSNITTLETDLRPGYSNITTLEADLRPGYSNITTLETDLRPGYSNITTLEADLRPGYSNITTLETDLRPGYSNITTLETDLGPGYSNITTLETDLRPGYSNITTLETDLRPGYSNITTLETDLRPGYSNITTLETDLRPGYSNITTLETDLGPGYSNITTLETDLGPGYSNITTLETDLRPGYSNITTLETDLGPGYSNITTLETDLGPGYSNITTLETDLRPGYSNITTLETDLRPGYSNITTLETDLRPGYSNITTLETDLGPGYSNITTLETDLRPGYSNQAIVISLH from the exons ATGGAACTGTCATGtacaacatggttatatagtaatatcactacattagagacagatctgagaccaggctatagtaatatcactacattagagacagatctgagaccaggctatagtAATATCACTACATTAGAggcagatctgagaccaggctatagtaatatcactacattagagacagatctgagaccaggctatagtAATATCACTACATTAGAggcagatctgagaccaggctatagtaatatcactacattagagacagatctgagaccaggctatagtaatatcactacattagagacagatctgggaccaggctatagtaatatcactacattagagacagatctgagaccag GCTATAGTAATATCACTACATTAgagacagatctgagaccaggctatagtaatatcactacattagagacagatctgagaccaggctatagtaatatcactacattagagacagatctgagaccag GCTATAGTAATATCACTACATtagagacagatctgggaccaggctatagtaatatcactacattagagacagatctgggaccaggctatagtaatatcactacattagagacagatctgagaccag GCTATAGTAATATCACTACATtagagacagatctgggaccaggctatagtaatatcactacattagagacagatctgggaccag GCTATAGTAATATCACTACATTAgagacagatctgagaccaggctatagtaatatcactacattagagacagatctgagaccaggctatagtaatatcactacattagagacagatctgagaccaggctatagtaatatcactacattagagacagatctgggaccag gctatagtaatatcactacattagagacagatctgagaccag gctatagtAACCAGGCTATAGTAATATCACTACATtag